A segment of the Clostridium sp. CM027 genome:
ATTAATGACGTAAAAGATGAGGAATTAGAAAAATTAACAGGAGCAGGAAATGGGGTTATAACTACATTTACACATGAATGCTACTATAATTCAGTATCACCAGCTAGCTGGGGTGGCTGTTGCAAATAATTTTTGAAGACAAGCCTAACGCATTAATATCAATT
Coding sequences within it:
- a CDS encoding lacticin 481 family lantibiotic, whose product is MKKLNEEALEAINDVKDEELEKLTGAGNGVITTFTHECYYNSVSPASWGGCCK